The sequence TTTGGCACGGCGAGCGTTCAAAACAGCGCGGCCACTCTTAGTTTTCATACGAATACGAAAACCATGGGTACGCTTGCGGCGGGTAACTGAGGGTTGGTATGTTCTTTTCATGATCGATCCTAGGAAAGCCGACTATTTTCGTGCTTGTGAGCTAAAAGGTCAACCTATGCTGATAAATATATAGGTGTTTTCTCTATTTTCCGTGTGATTTTCACCTAGCACCTTAATTTAAATAGCATTTTTATT comes from Polynucleobacter paneuropaeus and encodes:
- the rpmH gene encoding 50S ribosomal protein L34 — its product is MKRTYQPSVTRRKRTHGFRIRMKTKSGRAVLNARRAKGRKRLAV